AAATATAGGTGTCATTTGCATAGAAAAATAGTAGGTTGGGTAATATATTTTTGAATATTCTTCTACTACACTATTTTTTACATCTTGAAAAAGAGACTTAAAGAAAAACTTTACAGGTACAGGACTTCTCATTTGAAAATATATAAATCCTGCTACAGATAAAAACAGAAATACTAATACAAAATCTCTAAGTATCTTATTACGCAATTCAGATTTCGAGATAAATCTTCCAGATATTATTTTCATGCCATATCCATAGTACCTATTTTTCTTATCATTACACTATAATAACATAATATAATTATAATATCAACACATAAACAACATATAAAAAAATAATAAAAAGTCAATACATAAATATTATAATATTTTATGATGCAGTTTTTACAATTCTTTTAAAAATATAATTAGTATTTTGATTTTCAAATTCTCTATTAGGGTTATAATAGTATAAATTTATGCTTTTATCTACATTAAATAGTATATCCGCTCTATAATTAGTATAATTAGCTCCTGAAACTTCATTATTATAACTAGCAAATGATGTTGTATCTTTTATATTTAAATCATGTCTTAATACAATAAGTTCATCATATCCATAGCTTTGAAAATTATCAGAATTTGTCATAGCCATGAAGCCCATTAATGTAGACGTAGGAACTTCTGTGTAAATACCAGCTAAAGTATAACCTCCTAACAATGAAGAATTAACAGGATTTTCTACAGGATCTGGATATATTCTTACTAAGCAAACACCTCTAAATTTTTTAGAAATTGTTTTTGTAATTATATTAGTTCCATTTTCTTGTTTTTCTTCTGTTTTCATAATATTTAAATTAGTATCGAAAGTATAATAAATATTATTTTCAGCAGTTAAAGATTCATTAACATTACGCAATTCAAATTTAGGTTCTTTAGTTTCAGAGTCTATTATCATGTTGTAATAATATATAAGCATATCGTAAGTATCTGATATTCTATATTTGTTTGTTATAATAGTGTCATTTATCAATATAGAAACATCATAATAACCATATCCTGAACCAGAATTTATACCATTGTTTATATTACCGTCATCTATATTACCATCGTCTATATTGCCGTCATCTATATTATCACCATTATCTGCTGTAGGAGGATAAGATAGCATAGATGATGGATTTTGTTTGCAAGAAATAAATATAAATAAAACAAATAAAATTAATACTCTTTTAAACATAATATACCCCAAAATTACATATAAAAATTACATATATACTATTATAATCATATTAAAATCTATTTCAACGAAAAACATAATTTAATATAAAAAAATATGGAAAATATATTTATAATTGCAAAAAAATATTTTTTGTTTTATCATATATTAATTATTTTTAAGGGGTTAATAAAGTATGGATTATAATGAGAAACTATATAATGTATTTTCAAACAAAGAGCATAGATTAGAATCTTGGATGGCTGCAGTATTTTCTAAAGAATATGATCATAATGTAACTATAGATGAGCTTAGAGATATTTTAGCAGAAGAAAACAATTTTATAGTTACAGAGTTAAAAGAGGTAGAAAAAGAAGACTATATAAGAGAAAACTCCAAATGGGAAGTAATACTAAAAGCAGAATATGTAGAAGATTATGAATGCAATGATTGCAGTGAAGAATGCGATGATGATTGCTGCGGCAAAGGACATGAATGCTCTCATAATCATGAAGAAGAACATAAGTGCTCATGCGGACACAACCATGAAGAGCAGCATCAATGCTCATGTTCTCATGATCACGAAGAAAACCATCAATGCTCTTGCGGCAATCATGATAAAGAAATAAAACAAAATGATGAGCTTACATTCTACATAGCTCTAATAGATGCCAAAACTGTAACTGAAAATGTGCCTGAAATATTCTCGGTTAATACAATAACAGAAGAAAATTATAAAGAGGCACTAGAAGTAAATTATGCCATACATATATCAACAGTATTTCAAAATTATCCCCTTACAGACTATCAAAGACAATTACAATTATTAAATAGCATAGTACCAGATGCATCATTATTTTTAGATATGTCTTGCTCTAAAGCACATTCTGGAGATTGGCTTGCATACACTTCAACTTTCTCGCTTTTGCCTTCATTAGACTACCTTTATACTATTCATGCCGTATATGATGATGATAAAGACCCAAACAAAGTAGAATATTGGTTTCATACGCATGGTTTATATAGAGCTGGGGTTATAGAATTAGAGATAGTTGGTGTTGAGGATCCTAATGCTCATTATGGAGAATTATTAAGCACAGTAGCAAAACTATTTATAGAGAGAGGGGCACCTGAAAAAGGTTTTAAATTTACTCCTGCTTATGGTGTTAGTGTTTGCTGGCTTCCTTGGCAAGAGGCTTTAGAAAAACTTAATATTGACAAAGATTTCTCAGGTAGCTATAAAGACAGAAATGATAATATACATAATACTCCTTCTGGTGTATTAGTGGCTATAGATGAAAAAGGTAATTATCATACTATGGACTACTATAAAGATAAACTTACAGATAATCCTATTTTTATGCTTAGCAATTTTGAAACTGCTATAATGAGAGAAGCTGCTTTTGAAAAAATTGAATATTTTATAGAGCTATTATCAAAGAAAAAGAAAGATGAAGATATTTCATTTTTAGTAAAATTGGGTTATGCCAAAGAAGATGAAGACCCTAATGATTTAGAGCATTTATGGTTTGAGGTTCATGATTTTACTGATGATGGATATTTTGATGCAACATTACTAAACGAGCCTTATAAAGATTTGAATATGCATGAGGGGGATAGAGGAAAGCATAGTATAGATAATCTTACAGATTGGATAATATACTATAAATCTATACAATATGACTCTAAAAATATATATTTATTATTTGAAGATTAAATTTATAATTTCTTGACCTTATAAAGAAATAATGATATCATTAATATTATAAAATAATAAAAAATAGCTTATTTTTATATATAAAAAATGAAAGAAAAAATTATTTGTCTATCTTTTATTTTGTTGGTTTTTTTATTTGGTATTATAATTAATGCTTTTTATAATAATAATACCAAAACTAAAAAATATATAAAAGTAACTATGAAAGGTGCTGTAAGACATTCGGGAGTATATTTTTGTGAATATGGTTCTTCTTTCGCTAAAATAATTGAAACAGCTGGAGGAATCACACAAAGAGGATATTTGCCTGAAGGATTAGATTATAATATGCCTATTACAAATGATATAATTATAAATATACCAACTAAGTATTATAGCATTAAGAAAAATACTGAAGGGAGATAAAATTGAAATTAAATAATTCAAATATTTTTGATGATAATAATGATATCTCTCTCGATGAATATGATATAGATTCTCTTGCAGATAAAAGCATAGAAATTAATGAAAACAATTTTCCTACTGTATCTATAGGTACTGAATCACCAACTATACATAGCTCTATAATAGATGATAATATAACTTCTACGGCAGATGAAAATATAGAAGTAGAAAATAATAATCAAGAAACTGTAGAGGCTTATACTGATGAAGAAAATAGAGCATATAATGAAATAGAAAGCAATATTGGAATATCTGAAGATGAATTGAATGCTGTAAGTGATGTTGATGATTTTAATTTGGAAAACCATTTTCAAAATATAAACAATAATGATGAAACTGTATCGGCCTACACTGATGAAGAGAATCAAGCATATAATGAAATAGAAAGCAATGTTGGAATATCTGAAGATGATTTGAATGCTATAAGCGATGTTGAAGATTTTAACTTAGAGAGTTTTTTTGCTAATAGTGCCTCTAATATAGAAGATACATTAAACAATATTGAAGAAGAGCCTATAAGCGAAGTTATTAATATAGATGAAGATTCTGAAAGTAGTTCTTTAGAAAATGATAATAGTATAATAGAAAGTATTGATGAAAATAATAATACTGACATCATTGAAGAAAATAGTAACGATACACTTGAAACTACTGTTAATGATGAAATAAATAGTATTTTAGATAATTATTTGGAATCTGAAAATACTGAAAGTTTTGAAAGCTCTGAAAACAATGATAATTTAGAAAATATAGAAATTGAAGAAAATACTGATAACTCTGAAATAGATAATGAAGTAATTGATGAGTTAGAAAAGTTAGATGATTTAGTTGAAAACTTAGAAAATTTAGAAAACTCAGAAAATACACAAGATAATGATAATATAGCTGATATAGTATCACAAGGTTTAGCTGAAATAGAAAATCTTGAATATGCAGAAAATAATTCTTTAGATGATGATAATAGTGAAGTAGAAATTGTTGAAGAAGATAATTATATCGATGAAAATGTTGAAGATAATATTGTAGATAATGCAATAGTAACCGAAGAAAACAACACGTTTGAAACAACAGTCAATGATGAAATAAATAGTCTTTTATGTAATTATTTGGAATATGAAAGCAATGATAATTTAGAAAGCATTGAAATAGAAGAGAATATTGACAACTCTACTATAAATAATGAAATAGATAATGAAGTAATTGATGAGTTAGAAAAGTTAGATGATTTAGTTGAAAACTTAGAAAATTTAGAAAACTCAGAAAATACACAAGATAATGATAATATAGCTGATATAGTATCACAAGGTTTAGCTGAAATAGAAAATCTTGAATATGCAGAAAATAATTCTTTAGATGATGATAATAGTAAAGTAGAAATTGTTGAAGAAGATAATTATATTGATGAAAATAATGAAAGTGTTGAAGAGAATATTTTAGACAATGCAATAGTAACAGAAGAAAATAATAACATTTTCGAAACAACTGTCAATGATGAAATAAATAGTCTTTTATGTAATTATTTAGAATATGAAAGCAATGATAATTTAGAAAGCATTAAAGAAGATAATATTGACAACTCTACTATAAATAATGAAATAGATAATGAAGTAATTGATGAGTTGGAAAAGCTAGATGATTTAGTTGAAAACTTAGAAAATTTAGAAAACTCAGAAAATACACAAGATAATGATAATATAGCTGATATAGTATCACAGGGTTTAGCTGAAATAGAAAATCTTGAATATGCTGAAAACAATTCTTTAGAAAATGATGACAGTGTAGTAGAAATTGTTGAAGAAGATAATTATGTTGATGAAAATAATGAAAGTGCTGAAGATAATATTTCAAATAATACAATCGAAGAAAATACTCATAATATTGATGTGCCTGATATTGATGATGTTGATTATATAGATGAATCAAATTATATTAATGAAAATAATAATCAAGATGATGTTATAGAATTATCTGGAAATGAACTTGATTTAATAACTAAAGATGAAAATATTGAATATAAATATATACAAAATAATAACAATAAAGAGTATATGGATATGAATAAAATAAAAAAAGATATAGAAGAATTAGAAATAGAAGAACTATCTAATGAAGAAAATAATATATATAGTAATCAAATATCGGATGCTGATGAGAATGAAGCTTATGATTTAACAGATGAAGAAGTGAGTATGTATAAAGACTATATAGAGAATAATGAATTAGATGATAATGATCTTTCTAATGAAGAAATAGACATGTATAAAAGCTATATAGAAGGCAGAGAATATACAAATACTTCAGAAAATATTGATAATGCAGAAGATACCAATAAAGAAAAAGACATTAATGAACTAACAGAAGAAGAAATAAATATGTATAAAGACTATATAGAGAAAGATGGGTCTGAAAATAAAACTGATGATTTAACAGATGAAGAAGAATTAATGTATAAGACTTATATAGAAAATATAGGTTCTGATAGTTCTGATAATATTGTAGAAGAAGATAATAATATAATAAACGATAATTTATCTAACACATCTATTAAAAAAGAAGAAATAAATAGTAATGTAGTAGAAACAGCTCAAAACATTCAAGAAGAAAATAAGATAGAAGAAGAGAAGAAAGAAGAAGATAGTAATGACTTTTTAGCTAAATTAAAGCAAATGAATGAGGAATATAGAAAAGAAAAAGAAGAAAATAAAGAAGAGGAAATTAAAGAAGAAGATAGTAATGATTTTTTAGCTAAATTAAAACAAATGAACGAGGAATATAGAAAAGAAAAAGAAGAGAAAGAAAGAAAAGAAGAGAAAATTAAAGAAGAAGATAGTAATGATTTTCTAGCTAAATTAAAACAAATGAACGAGGAATATAGAGAAGAAAACAAAATAGAGGAAGAGAAGAAAGAAGATAAAATTAAAGAAGAAGATAGTAATGACTTTCTAGCTAAATTAAAACAGATGAATGAGGAATATATAAGAGAAGAAGAGGAAAAAAAAAACGAAAAACTGACTAAAAAAAAAGCTGAAGATATAGAAGAAAGAGCAAATGATGATATTTTGACAGGAAATGATGAATCAGAAGCTCCAACAGCAGGGGATAACACTCTAATAGGCGACGACGAAACTGAAGAAACTATAATAGACGAAAACACTCTAATATGCGATGATGAAACTAAAGAACATACAATAGATGAAAACACTCTAATAGGCGACGACGAAACTGAAGAAATTATAATAGACGAAAACACTCTAATAGGTGATGACGAAGAAGAAACAGCAGTAGATGACAATGCTTTAATAGCTGTAGACGAGATAGAAGAAAATATAAAAGACAATTCTCCAATAGATAGCGATGAAGTAATAATTGATGAAAATGCTCTAATATGCGACGATGGAACTGATGAACCAATAATAAATGATAATGCTTTAATAGGCAACGATGAAACTGAAGAAATAAAAATAGATGAAAACGCTTTAATAGGCGATGACGAAACTGAAGAAATTAAAATAGATGAAAACACCATAATAGGTGATGATGAAAAAGAAACCCAAATAGAAGATAACACCATAATAGGCGACAACGAAACTGAAGAAACTATAATAGACGACAATACTCTAATAGGCGATGACGAAACTGATGAATCTACAATAGACGAAAATACTCTAATAGGCAACGATGAAAATGGTGAACCTACGATAGACGACAATATCCTAATAGGTGATGACGAAGAAGAAACAGCAGTAGATGACAATGCTTTAATAAATGTAGACGAGATAGAAGAAAATATAAAAGACAATTCTCCAATAGACAGCGATGAAGTAATAATTGATGACAACACTCTAATAGGCGCAGATGAAAATGATGAACCTACAATAGACAACAACACTCTAATAGGTGATGACGAAGAAGAAAATATAATAGATGAAAACACTCTAATAGGTACTGACGAGATAGAAGAAAATATAAAAGACAATTCTCCAATAGACAGCGATAAAGTAATAATTGATGATAATGCTCTAATAGGTTATGAAGAAGAAGAAATAGCAGTAGATGATAACACTCTAATATGTGATGATGAAACTGAAGAAATAAAAATAGATAAAAACGCTTTAATAGGTGATGACGAAAAAGAAACTACAATAGATGATGACACTTTAATAGGCAACGACGAAACTGAAGAAACTATAATAGACAACAATACTCTAATAGGCGACGATGAAACTGAGGAACAAATAATAGATGACAACACTCTAATAGGTGATGATGAAACAGATGAACCTACGATAGACGACAATATCCTAATAGGTGATGATGAAGATGAACCAATAATAAACGACAATACTCTAATAGATGATGATGAAACAGATGAACCTACGATAGACGACAATATCCTAATAGGTGATGATGAAGATGAACCAATAATAGACGAAAACACTCTAATAGGCGACGACGAAACTGAAGAAATTATAATAGACGACAACACTCTAATAGGTGATGATGAAACAGATGAACCAATAATAGACGACAACACTCTAATAGATGATGATGAAACTGAAGAAACTATAATAAACGACAATACTCTAATAGGTGATGATGAAAAAGAAACCCAAATAGAAGATAACACCCTAATAGGCGACGATGAAACTGAGGAACAAATAATAGATGACAACACTCTAATAGGTGATGATGAGATAGAAGAAAATATAAACGATAATTCTTCAATAGGCAGCAATGAAGTAATAATTGATGATAATGCTCTAATAGGTGATGATGAAGAGTTAGAAGAAATAGTTGAAGATAATCTAGCAAAATTAAATGAAATTATGGAATTAAATGCTGTTAATCAAGTAAAAGATTCCGATTTAAGTATTATGGAACGTCTTATATCAGGACAAAATGATGAAGATGGCCATGAACTTATACATATAGATGATAAAAAAAATATAAATAATAACAACAAAAATAAAAAATCTGTTGAAGAATATGATGAAACAGATAAACTTCTAACAAAGGAAAATACTATGTCTGAAGAAAAAGAATTATATGAAACAGAAAAAAATAATATAGAGACAAATGTAAAAGTAGAAGATGAATTCAGCCTTAATGAAGATACAGAAAAAAAAGAAAATACAGGATACAACCCTAATGAAGATTTTGACGGGGAAATAAGTCAATTAGATTTAGACTTTGCTATAAAAATGTTTGAAGCAGAAGAAAATATGAACAGTGAAATGGAGTGCTGCAGTAAAAACGATTTACTATTATCAGAAAGCGAAATGAATAAATTCAAAAAATTATTTTTCTACTTTAAAAATATAGTAGAGAAAATGCCTCCCGAATTTTTAAAAGACTTCTCTAAAACAGAATTCTATGATGCTTATTCTTCTTTAAGCAGAAAATTTGATGATTAAGCTTTATCTTTAAGCAAAACGATATCTTCACCTTCTAATTCTTTTATTCTTACAGATATATATTGATCAGCAGGTACATTTAAAGCAAGTCCAACATAATTTGCAGACAAAGGAAGTTCTCTTCCAAATCTATCAACCAATACAAGCAAAACAACCCTCTGCGGCCTTCCATATTCAAATAAAGCATTCAAAGCAGCCCTAATAGTTCTGCCAGTATAAAGTACATCGTCTACAAGAAGAATAGTCTTTCCTGTAATATCAAAAGGTATATCAGTTTCTTTAATTTCAGGGAATTCAGACAAAGTAGATAAATCATCTCTATAGAGGTTAATATCGATTGCACCTATAGGTATATCTATATTTATTCTCTCTTCTATAAGTTTTTTAAGTCTAACAGCCAAATAATCGCCTCTTCTTCTTATGCCAACAATAGAAAGTTTATCCATATTTTCTTTCTCAATTACTTCAGCAGCAAGTCTTGGAAGCACTTTTTCATAATCTTCGGCTTTTAATAAAACTCTCATAAATATACCCCCTTTTTATTTATCATTAAAATACTAGCTTGATTATAATATTAAAGTAAAAAAAATCAATATAATAATTTTTACATTTTATAAAAAAAATATGTTAAGTATTTTCCTAGTTTACCGATTTTTAATGTAGATACAGTAATAACAAAGTTAACATAAGAGTTGATTATTTATTTTACTGTTATATAATAAAAGGTATTATTAAATATTTAATTAAGCGAGGAATTTTATATGGCAGAACAAGAAGAAAACTTAGAATTAGAAGAAGGCGAAGAAGAGGAACAAAACGAAGCTCAAGCAAAGAAAAAATTCACTTTAAGCCCGATGATAATAAAAATACTAATGATAGTGGCTGCCATTTTAGTAGTTGCTTTAATATCTGGACTTATAGCATTTTTTGTTTCTAAGAGCGTAGGAAGAGCTGCAGGAGTAAATGCTGGTGTGGTAGATGGTATGATTAAACAGCCGCCTCCAACATATTTTGCTATTACTCCAGAGTTTAATGTTAATACTGCTGATATGGATGTTGCAAGATTTGTTAGAGTAAGCATAGTATTGACTTACACTACTAATGTTAAGCAATTAGCAGTAGAGCTTCCAGAGAGAGGATATATGATAAGAGATAGAATATATTCTTTGATAAGTTCTTATACTTATGATCAATTAAGAACTAATGAAGGAAGAGAGCAATTAAAGGCTGATATTAAACGTGAAATAAACAGTATGTTAAAAAACGGACAAATAGATGATATATTATTTGATAGTTTCTTGTTGAGTTAATGAGTTAAAATAAAGTAAAGGATAATAGTATGACAGAAGTATTGTCACAAAGTGAAATAGATGCATTATTAAGTGCTATATCATCTGGTGAAGTGTTGGATAATATTGATACTAAACGTGTAGAAGTAGAACATAGAAAGATTAAGATTTACGACTTTAAGCGTCCTGACAAATTCTCTAAAGACCAAATAAGAACGCTTCAAATGATGCACGAAAACTTTGCACGTGTTACTACAACTTCATTATCAGCTCAGTTAAGAACTTTAGTAGGTATTCACGTAGCAAGCGTAGACCAGCTTACTTATGAAGAGTTTATAAGAAGTGTAAGCAATCCATCTACTTTGGCTATTGTGAGTATGGACCCTTTAAAAGGAAGTTCTATTTTAGAGATTGACCCATCTATTACTTTTACTATTATAGATAGGTTGTTTGGAGGAGCTGGAGAGAGTCCTAAAAACTTAAATAGAGAATTAACAGATATTGAGTTGTCTGTTATGGAAGGTATTATAGTAAGAATATTGGGTAACTTAAGAGAGGCTTGGTCTCAGGTAATAGACTTAAGACCGCGTTTAGGTTCCATAGAAACTAACCCTCAGTTTGCTCAGATGGTTAGCCCTAATGACATGGTTGTACTTATTACTTTAGAAACAAAGGTTGCGGATGTTGAAGGTATGATGAACTTTTGTATACCTTATATTACTATTGAACCTATACTTTCTAAATTCTCTGCTCAATATTGGTATGCTTCAGTAAGAAGAGGAAGTACTAGCGAAAACTTAAAAATTATTAAAGAAAAATTACAAAATATATATGTTGAAACTTCGGCTGAACTTGGTTCTATGCAATTACCATTATCAGACATTCTTAATTTGCAAAAGGGCGATGTTGTTAAGTTTACAGAAACTAAGATTACTGACCCTGTGATATTCAAGATTGGTACTAGGAAGAAATTCTTATGCCGTCCGGGTATATCTGGAAGCAGAATGGCTGTACAGCTTACTGGTGTTATGGATGGC
The genomic region above belongs to Brachyspira sp. SAP_772 and contains:
- the fliL gene encoding flagellar basal body-associated protein FliL, encoding MAEQEENLELEEGEEEEQNEAQAKKKFTLSPMIIKILMIVAAILVVALISGLIAFFVSKSVGRAAGVNAGVVDGMIKQPPPTYFAITPEFNVNTADMDVARFVRVSIVLTYTTNVKQLAVELPERGYMIRDRIYSLISSYTYDQLRTNEGREQLKADIKREINSMLKNGQIDDILFDSFLLS
- the pyrR gene encoding bifunctional pyr operon transcriptional regulator/uracil phosphoribosyltransferase PyrR, coding for MRVLLKAEDYEKVLPRLAAEVIEKENMDKLSIVGIRRRGDYLAVRLKKLIEERINIDIPIGAIDINLYRDDLSTLSEFPEIKETDIPFDITGKTILLVDDVLYTGRTIRAALNALFEYGRPQRVVLLVLVDRFGRELPLSANYVGLALNVPADQYISVRIKELEGEDIVLLKDKA
- a CDS encoding DUF4026 domain-containing protein, yielding MDYNEKLYNVFSNKEHRLESWMAAVFSKEYDHNVTIDELRDILAEENNFIVTELKEVEKEDYIRENSKWEVILKAEYVEDYECNDCSEECDDDCCGKGHECSHNHEEEHKCSCGHNHEEQHQCSCSHDHEENHQCSCGNHDKEIKQNDELTFYIALIDAKTVTENVPEIFSVNTITEENYKEALEVNYAIHISTVFQNYPLTDYQRQLQLLNSIVPDASLFLDMSCSKAHSGDWLAYTSTFSLLPSLDYLYTIHAVYDDDKDPNKVEYWFHTHGLYRAGVIELEIVGVEDPNAHYGELLSTVAKLFIERGAPEKGFKFTPAYGVSVCWLPWQEALEKLNIDKDFSGSYKDRNDNIHNTPSGVLVAIDEKGNYHTMDYYKDKLTDNPIFMLSNFETAIMREAAFEKIEYFIELLSKKKKDEDISFLVKLGYAKEDEDPNDLEHLWFEVHDFTDDGYFDATLLNEPYKDLNMHEGDRGKHSIDNLTDWIIYYKSIQYDSKNIYLLFED
- the fliM gene encoding flagellar motor switch protein FliM: MTEVLSQSEIDALLSAISSGEVLDNIDTKRVEVEHRKIKIYDFKRPDKFSKDQIRTLQMMHENFARVTTTSLSAQLRTLVGIHVASVDQLTYEEFIRSVSNPSTLAIVSMDPLKGSSILEIDPSITFTIIDRLFGGAGESPKNLNRELTDIELSVMEGIIVRILGNLREAWSQVIDLRPRLGSIETNPQFAQMVSPNDMVVLITLETKVADVEGMMNFCIPYITIEPILSKFSAQYWYASVRRGSTSENLKIIKEKLQNIYVETSAELGSMQLPLSDILNLQKGDVVKFTETKITDPVIFKIGTRKKFLCRPGISGSRMAVQLTGVMDGETDITEDDLLKEED